The genomic interval ATTCTGTTCAGTCGTTTCCCATTTGCTTTTCTATGGAAGATAATGTTTTTTTGCTCTCTTCCATATCCGGATTGATTTCAATAGCTTTTTTCAGGTAATCAATTGCTTTACCTATATTTTGTTGGCGTAAAGCTGCAATACCTAAATTATGGAAGGCCCAAGCCTTATCTCTATTTGTCAGTTCAAGTTGAATAGATTTTAAAAGAAAACTTTCCCCTTCGGGCATATTCCCACGTTGAATATCAATTGTTCCCATTAGGAAATATGCCAAGCCGAAGTCAGGGATTTTTTTCATGAGACCCTCTGCTATTGCATAAGCTTCATCATATTTACCATCGTTAAAAAGGTTTCTCACGTTGCCAGCCGCCTCACTATATTCTGATAAATAAGAAACACCTTTACTTGCCGCAATCCTACCATCCGGAAGCAGTTTCGGTGAAGTAAGGCTAAGTTTGCCGACCTCAGCCTTTAACTCTTCAATTTTTTGATCTTTTTCTGTTACAGTCTTTTGATATTGATCAATTTTAACAAGAAGATCGTCATTGCTTTTAACAAGACCGTCGATCCTGGCATTCTTTTTCCCAATACTTTCCTGCAGTTGGGCCACATCAGCCTTAATACTAATATTTTGACCGACATAAGTAAGGATCGTGCCAACAGCTATAAATATGATCCCTATTATTGTTATCAAATGCATGGATTTACCTCGCTAGCGTTTAAATCAGAGGCGCGGCTTTTTGCGTCCCCTGCATTTTTTTGTTGGGCGCTAACTCCACCAAATCAAATCAGATGTTGAGTATTCTGCCCCCATTTCTTTACTTGGTGTATATGCCTGTAGGCACTCAAGTAGAGACTTTGAAACACCATTGCCATATGGGTTTGATATAAAAACTTTGGGAGGATATTCACCGTCCCGTCCATAATCTAAAGGTCTGTCACCTGCAGCCCTCATTAATTGGTGCAAATGTCTAATTAACACAACCCCATCTACATTTGGAAATGTATTTTTATCTGGGTCAAAGGAGTTTGGAGTAAAAAGACCACTCTTCTCGTGGAGTAAAGCAGAAATGGGTTCGTAAATAAAATCATCCCAGACAACGACAAGGACTCCACTGAACTCAGGATTTTCTTCTTTGAAAGGCCTAAACTTACTCTCTGCACTTATAAGAAAATCCTTCAAAGGATTATCGCGAGGGTAAGTAATTCCTTTTTCGGCATCTGGTAACTGCTCAATTTCATCATTTGTGAAATTTCGAGCAGAGAGCTGGGTCGGGTTGCTTTGTAGAATTTTGATATGCGAAAGCAAGGACGGTGCTTTAACTTCAATACCAAATGTTTTGCTTCCTCCTTCAATGTTCAACTCTGGTTTTTTTTTACTTGTTTGGGTTGTTGGTTCCCACTGAAAAATTGCTTCAAACGGCCACTCGTATGTTAATAATTTATGGATAACATGAAGTTCTGAAATTCTTTGTAATAACTGTTCGTAGTGTGACTCATATTTTTCTCGCCCAGAAATGGATGCTATTGCATCAATAAATCCCTTAGCAAAACCGGGTAGTTTTTTATTACAGTCTATACATGCATTGACAATTGATTGTGCAAATGGATGATCAGAACCCCTACGGCGATAATCAAAATGATATGCGTAGTAGTGCCAATTCGAAAAAATTTTTGATTCGAATATGTGTTGATACAAATCATCTTCGGTAAGGGTGTCTTTCATTGTTTGGTCCATTTATTTGTATTTAAAACGCCCAACCATTGATTATCACAATCAATTGCCCTGATAACTTGATAAAAGTACTATTATCAGGTAAAATTATTATGTAAAAAATTACCTTATAATTTTACTTCATAGACAATATAGCTTAGGAGAAAAAGATGTCAATCAAAAAAGAGAAAAGGTTGCTCGATGAAGTGAAAGATATAATGAGGCTTAAGCATTATTCCATCCATACAGAACGATCATACTGTGATTGGATTAAACGATATATTCAAAATACCACCGAATGACCAGTAGAGAGGATTTAAAGGACAGTGAAGAAAAAATAGAGCAATTTTTGATCCACCTTGCCGTGAAATCTGGCGTTGCCCCTTCTACCCAGAACCAGGCTATGAACGCACTTGTATTTTTGTACAAGAAAGTTTTAAAAGTATCATTAAAAGAAGAGATTAATGCTATACGTGCACAGAAGAAGATGAATATTCCAGTAGTCAAACCGATGGAGTCAAACCTTATCTATTGACAAAAGAGTCGATAGCATAATCGCTCCGGATAGCTCTGTGAGGGACGATAGAAGGCAATTCTTGTTGAAAAGGATTCCTGTCTTTTAGGGCTTTCGCGTTATATCCACTTAAACCCTGTTAAGATTACTATGAAAAAGTGTTAAGGAATGTCAAGCCTGACAAAACAGAGCCATCAAAATCTTAAATGTATGATCGTTTTGGTGGAAAACACTTTATTGTCAATAGGTTAGGTTTGACCCCGCGAATTCCTCAGACCACCGCAATGTTCACATTGCAGAAGTGTAAACATGCACCTCTTCATCAAGGCGATTCTTTAATCTATCTTTTTCTATTTCAAGATCATATCTTGCTTGAAGATTTATCCAAAACCTTTCTGAAAGACCAAAAAACCTTGATAGTCTTAAAGCTGTATCTGGAGTTACAGAACGTTTGCCCTGAACAATCTCATTTATTCTGCGTGCAGGTACATTAATATCTTTAGCCAGCCGGTACTGACTAATACCCATGGGTTTGAGAAATTCTTCCATCAGAATTTCACCTGGATGAATTGGATCTAATATCTTTTTTGCCATCGTTACCTCCTAATGATAATCTACTATTTCAACGTTGTAAGCATCTCCTCCACGCCATTCAAAACATATACGCCATTGATCATTAATACGGATACTATATTGCCCATTCCTATCTTTCGATAGTTTTTCAAGATGATTATTCGGTGGTATACGTAAATCCATCAGGATTTCAGCACCTTCAAGTATTTCAAGTTTTCTTCGGGCAGTTTTTTGTATATCCCGTGGAAGTTTGAGTGATATTCGACGATTGAATATTTTCTCTGTTTCTTTGCAAGCAAAGTTTTTTATCATTTATAAGATAGTATTGCATCTCGTTAATAATGTCAAACGTTATTATCACTTCTTTAACATAACGGGAAGTTCGGCGGCGCGGGTCAACGCGTCCGCGGTAACGCTTGGTTATAACTTTAATATCTCATTTTTAAATATTCAGTTACTTGAAATTTCTTCATATATGGTTTTGACCTTATGTCATTCATTAATTCCCAATAACAATGTTTAGCAAAATCACCCTTTATTTCGTCTGGATATGTGTAGTGATACCTTTTAATATCTTTGCTTGGTTCATAAACTATGGGGCGGTGGAATTCTGGTTGAAGATACTCATAGATACCCCACCTTATATTATTGAGAAACTCAGCTATCGCACTGCTATGATAAGAAAAGATATCATCATGAAACCATTGATAAAATTCTTCAATAATAACCAGCGCGTTATCATCGCTTAAAGTAATTCCGTTTCTATTGAATATTGTTTGTAACTCTTTTACTACCCCCGAAAGGCGGCTGAAATTATGTTTTGAGATATTTCCACAAATTTTAATAAACTCGACTCTTTTTATAGATAAATTGGTTT from Candidatus Kuenenia stuttgartiensis carries:
- a CDS encoding tetratricopeptide repeat protein is translated as MHLITIIGIIFIAVGTILTYVGQNISIKADVAQLQESIGKKNARIDGLVKSNDDLLVKIDQYQKTVTEKDQKIEELKAEVGKLSLTSPKLLPDGRIAASKGVSYLSEYSEAAGNVRNLFNDGKYDEAYAIAEGLMKKIPDFGLAYFLMGTIDIQRGNMPEGESFLLKSIQLELTNRDKAWAFHNLGIAALRQQNIGKAIDYLKKAIEINPDMEESKKTLSSIEKQMGND
- a CDS encoding phage integrase N-terminal SAM-like domain-containing protein, which gives rise to MSIKKEKRLLDEVKDIMRLKHYSIHTERSYCDWIKRYIQNTTE
- a CDS encoding phage integrase N-terminal SAM-like domain-containing protein, with product MTSREDLKDSEEKIEQFLIHLAVKSGVAPSTQNQAMNALVFLYKKVLKVSLKEEINAIRAQKKMNIPVVKPMESNLIY
- a CDS encoding HigA family addiction module antitoxin, whose translation is MAKKILDPIHPGEILMEEFLKPMGISQYRLAKDINVPARRINEIVQGKRSVTPDTALRLSRFFGLSERFWINLQARYDLEIEKDRLKNRLDEEVHVYTSAM
- a CDS encoding type II toxin-antitoxin system RelE/ParE family toxin, with the translated sequence MIKNFACKETEKIFNRRISLKLPRDIQKTARRKLEILEGAEILMDLRIPPNNHLEKLSKDRNGQYSIRINDQWRICFEWRGGDAYNVEIVDYH